From one Gossypium hirsutum isolate 1008001.06 chromosome D08, Gossypium_hirsutum_v2.1, whole genome shotgun sequence genomic stretch:
- the LOC107912611 gene encoding uncharacterized protein isoform X1: protein MGFIVQLGQCRLDQLLIRSMSLISSIRKIYYPVIPLLFSLMWIFLVKKYLHFVVYSCLQDRSKWFGELPWEESLQDAHEFGKLVLFSNLDPAYSSAEVEDIVWNAFNELAEQR from the exons ATGGGATTTATTGTTCAACTAGGGCAATGCAGATTGGACCAGCTGCTAATAAGAAGCATGTCACTGATCAGCAGTATCAGAAAG ATTTACTATCCTGTTATCCCTCTGTTATTCTCCTTGATGTGGATATTTCTTGTGAAGAAGTACTTACATTTTGTTGTTTATTCATGCTTACAAGATAGGAGCAAATGGTTTGGAGAACTC CCTTGGGAAGAAAGTTTGCAGGATGCACACGAGTTTGGAAAACTTGTTCTGTTTTCGAACTTGGATCCAGCTTACTCTTCAGCAGAAGTGGAG GATATAGTTTGGAATGCCTTCAATGAACTTGCAGAGCAAAGATAG
- the LOC107912611 gene encoding protein ANTI-SILENCING 1 isoform X2, translating into MSLISSIRKIYYPVIPLLFSLMWIFLVKKYLHFVVYSCLQDRSKWFGELPWEESLQDAHEFGKLVLFSNLDPAYSSAEVEDIVWNAFNELAEQR; encoded by the exons ATGTCACTGATCAGCAGTATCAGAAAG ATTTACTATCCTGTTATCCCTCTGTTATTCTCCTTGATGTGGATATTTCTTGTGAAGAAGTACTTACATTTTGTTGTTTATTCATGCTTACAAGATAGGAGCAAATGGTTTGGAGAACTC CCTTGGGAAGAAAGTTTGCAGGATGCACACGAGTTTGGAAAACTTGTTCTGTTTTCGAACTTGGATCCAGCTTACTCTTCAGCAGAAGTGGAG GATATAGTTTGGAATGCCTTCAATGAACTTGCAGAGCAAAGATAG